TTGGCGACGAGCTCGGACGTCACCGCGACCTCGATTTTCAGCTTCGGCAGGAAGCTGACGGCGTATTCCGCGCCGCGGTAGATCTCGGTATGACCCTTCTGGCGCCCGTATCCCTTGACTTCCGTCACGGTGAGACCGTGGACGCCGATGTTCGTCAGCGCGTCACGGACCTCATCGAGCTTGAAGGGCTTGATGATCGCTGTCACGATTTTCATCTGCCTATCCTGTTGTTCTAGACCTTCATGGCGTTGACTGCTCGCCTTGCGAGACGGCGCCCAATGCGGCGATGGCCATGATGAGC
The sequence above is a segment of the Methylosinus sp. PW1 genome. Coding sequences within it:
- a CDS encoding P-II family nitrogen regulator, translating into MKIVTAIIKPFKLDEVRDALTNIGVHGLTVTEVKGYGRQKGHTEIYRGAEYAVSFLPKLKIEVAVTSELVAKAIEAITTAAHTGQIGDGKIFVLPLEQTIRIRTGERDADAL